A single genomic interval of Caballeronia sp. NK8 harbors:
- a CDS encoding porin produces MRFITKSVAGAALAVAAGSAAAQSSVTLYGVADAFVQWFNNGGTQSWSMRSGGNSGSMVGLKGSEDLGGGLKAVFTLENGYNINNGTFFADSSAMFYRQAWVGLTHEKYGSLSLGRQYQPTFWSLYPTDPFRANEVLSPLAASSTTFDRNTMATQTGGGRSSNAIVYKSPNLSGFQLWGMYALAASVTQPYPQSTGNMLDIAGTYSGYGLYVGLSYQFQHPGSKSIPGLPAAVNTVSVEHYTGALAYRIGIVNLQFNYTYHKPEDPAAGSVAARLNAAHPFSVAELGATIQATPADAIEIAGFQRLVRGVHDNTWGVQVGADHSISKRTSFYARAGYMKNNGLATTTWPGLTAIGPGEKQTLVGVGVSHRF; encoded by the coding sequence ATGCGTTTCATCACGAAGAGCGTTGCTGGCGCGGCGCTCGCGGTTGCGGCCGGCAGCGCGGCGGCGCAATCCAGCGTGACCCTTTACGGCGTCGCCGATGCATTTGTACAGTGGTTCAACAACGGCGGCACGCAGTCCTGGTCGATGCGAAGCGGCGGCAACAGCGGCTCGATGGTCGGTCTGAAAGGCAGCGAAGATCTCGGTGGCGGCCTCAAGGCGGTCTTCACGCTCGAAAACGGCTACAACATCAACAACGGCACGTTCTTCGCGGACTCCTCGGCGATGTTCTATCGCCAGGCGTGGGTCGGCCTGACGCACGAGAAATACGGTTCGCTGTCGCTCGGCAGGCAATATCAGCCGACGTTCTGGTCGCTCTATCCGACCGATCCGTTCCGCGCGAACGAAGTGCTCTCGCCGCTCGCGGCGTCGTCGACCACGTTCGACCGCAACACGATGGCCACGCAGACCGGCGGCGGACGTTCGAGCAACGCGATCGTCTACAAGTCGCCCAATCTCAGCGGCTTTCAGTTGTGGGGCATGTATGCGCTCGCCGCTTCCGTCACGCAGCCGTATCCGCAATCGACCGGCAACATGCTGGACATCGCCGGAACGTATTCGGGTTACGGTCTGTACGTGGGCCTGTCGTATCAGTTCCAGCATCCGGGCTCGAAAAGCATTCCGGGCTTGCCCGCCGCGGTCAATACCGTCTCGGTCGAGCATTACACCGGCGCGCTCGCTTACCGCATCGGCATCGTGAATCTGCAATTCAACTATACGTATCACAAGCCGGAAGACCCGGCCGCCGGTTCGGTCGCCGCGCGCCTGAACGCGGCGCATCCGTTCAGCGTCGCGGAACTCGGGGCGACGATCCAGGCGACGCCCGCCGACGCCATCGAAATCGCAGGCTTCCAGCGGCTCGTGCGTGGCGTGCACGACAACACGTGGGGCGTGCAGGTCGGCGCGGATCACAGCATCTCGAAGCGCACGTCCTTCTATGCGCGCGCGGGCTACATGAAGAATAACGGACTCGCGACGACGACCTGGCCCGGCCTCACGGCGATCGGGCCGGGCGAGAAGCAGACGCTCGTCGGCGTCGGTGTGTCGCATCGCTTCTGA
- a CDS encoding LuxR C-terminal-related transcriptional regulator, translated as MTETIIIRNPNHDLDDAATPPVACASPRVSTLVVGRERLVAQLVEARRKRCIVVQGPAGYGKTTALIAWREALYPLAFQVAWLTLSDEIDDLARFLDALAASLAQVDPAISRDAALLGGRGMDDEAIERTIIALVRRIASRQGDLVLVLDDLHRLTQRRCHRSLQWLLDYAPPNLHVVLASRGAIPLSVGRIRDAGLLLELDLRDLRFSMAESRAFLKSQCPEIGSREARQMHELTDGWVAGLQLMVVGARRRKAAPVPSAPDDPPADTQLLDVHTFAEYFEREVLSRLASSEVELLVRMAVCERLCAPLCVALLGGADDSGDVLKLLARLESDNLFLAPAGHDAHHAWYRLNPLFRETLLERFRTRSEAQRRQVHQAAWRWFQAHDHADEAVRHAMLAGEPAAAADLVAHIARSLQLRGDLRKVVALMRLLPQAEIQARVGLRLWMIHLHLYAREFEACESAIERLASDLAPDDTQSRYRLTLLHAALAVQRDDLDAACELLPHLRALPHDAQGIIVGARNNLLSWIHARRSDFDEACRVQTERAAALPDGTPIMGTSAGVLSGRALAGLSHLLQGDLLQTERVCRDVLYEAEQRGSAAAEASALATALLGEVLYESGEADQARKLLEERLDVIERVSFPDSVMSVLTVLSASHWLAGHRLDAIACLDRLEDYSTRHDLRRVLAHCLALRVRRDLQRGQFDAAQAHLARLDALAARAASHTSTSAWVEFRVIAQQAHVDWRLIHEDYDAAAHALSPLIESCRERGWQRRLAFLEAQKAVAAQGLGDAGSARRLMLSAMRLGHRLGLVRTLLDADPAVPDLIVRVSKDAPQDAVLQFYADRLRDVHARATAAQAASTKPKARSGDAKVHDLLSARETKVLSLLAQALPNKKIARTMGISPETVKWHLKNIYSKLGVSSRDEAVARSRDLALSEGA; from the coding sequence ATGACTGAAACAATCATTATTCGCAATCCGAATCATGATCTTGATGACGCGGCGACGCCGCCCGTCGCCTGTGCGTCGCCGCGCGTGTCGACGCTGGTCGTGGGCCGCGAGCGGCTCGTCGCGCAACTCGTCGAGGCGCGCCGCAAGCGCTGCATCGTCGTGCAGGGCCCGGCGGGCTATGGCAAAACCACGGCGCTCATTGCGTGGCGCGAGGCGCTCTATCCGCTCGCGTTTCAGGTCGCGTGGCTCACGCTCTCGGACGAAATCGACGACCTCGCCCGCTTTCTCGACGCGCTGGCCGCGAGCCTCGCGCAAGTCGATCCGGCGATTTCGCGCGACGCCGCGTTACTCGGCGGCCGCGGCATGGACGACGAAGCGATCGAGCGCACGATCATCGCGCTGGTGCGCCGCATCGCGAGCCGTCAGGGCGATCTCGTGCTGGTGCTCGACGATCTGCATCGCCTGACGCAGCGGCGCTGTCATCGGTCGCTGCAGTGGCTGCTCGACTACGCGCCGCCGAATCTGCATGTCGTGCTCGCGTCGCGCGGGGCGATTCCGCTGTCGGTCGGGCGCATTCGCGACGCGGGCTTGCTGCTCGAACTGGACCTGCGCGACCTGCGCTTTTCGATGGCGGAATCGCGAGCGTTTCTCAAGTCGCAATGTCCGGAAATCGGCTCGCGCGAGGCGCGCCAGATGCACGAACTCACCGACGGCTGGGTCGCCGGGCTGCAACTGATGGTGGTCGGCGCGAGGCGCAGGAAAGCCGCACCAGTGCCGTCCGCGCCCGATGATCCGCCCGCGGACACGCAGCTTCTCGATGTCCACACCTTCGCGGAATATTTCGAGCGCGAAGTGCTGTCGCGGCTCGCGTCGAGCGAAGTCGAACTGCTCGTCCGCATGGCCGTGTGCGAACGGCTTTGTGCGCCGTTGTGCGTCGCGCTGCTCGGCGGCGCCGATGATTCCGGCGACGTGCTGAAACTGCTCGCGCGCCTCGAGAGCGACAATCTCTTTCTCGCGCCCGCCGGTCACGATGCGCATCACGCGTGGTATCGGCTGAATCCGCTGTTTCGCGAAACTCTGCTCGAACGCTTCCGCACGCGCAGCGAGGCGCAGCGGCGGCAGGTGCATCAGGCGGCGTGGCGATGGTTTCAGGCGCACGATCACGCCGATGAAGCCGTGCGCCACGCCATGCTCGCCGGCGAACCCGCGGCGGCGGCGGATCTCGTCGCCCATATCGCGCGCAGCCTGCAGTTGCGCGGCGACTTGCGCAAGGTCGTCGCGCTGATGCGCCTGTTGCCGCAAGCGGAGATTCAGGCGCGCGTCGGCCTGCGGCTCTGGATGATCCACCTGCATCTCTACGCGCGCGAGTTCGAAGCATGCGAAAGCGCGATCGAGCGGCTGGCGAGCGATCTCGCGCCCGACGACACCCAGTCGCGCTATCGCCTGACGCTGCTGCACGCGGCGCTCGCGGTTCAACGCGACGATCTCGACGCCGCCTGCGAACTGCTGCCGCATCTGCGCGCGCTGCCGCACGACGCGCAGGGCATCATCGTCGGCGCGCGCAACAATCTGCTCTCGTGGATCCATGCGCGGCGCAGCGATTTCGACGAAGCGTGTCGCGTCCAGACGGAGCGCGCGGCCGCGTTGCCCGATGGCACGCCGATCATGGGCACGTCGGCGGGCGTGTTGAGCGGGCGCGCGCTCGCCGGTTTGAGCCATCTGCTGCAAGGCGATCTGCTGCAGACCGAGCGCGTGTGCCGCGACGTGCTGTACGAAGCCGAACAGCGTGGCAGCGCGGCGGCCGAAGCGTCCGCGCTCGCAACGGCCTTGCTGGGCGAAGTGCTCTACGAATCGGGCGAAGCGGATCAGGCGCGCAAGCTGCTCGAAGAGCGCCTCGACGTGATCGAGCGCGTTTCGTTTCCCGATTCGGTGATGAGCGTGCTGACGGTACTGTCGGCGTCGCATTGGCTCGCGGGTCATCGGCTCGATGCCATCGCGTGCCTCGACCGGCTCGAAGACTACTCGACGCGGCACGATCTGCGCCGCGTGCTCGCGCATTGTCTGGCGCTGCGCGTCCGGCGTGATCTGCAACGCGGCCAGTTCGACGCCGCTCAGGCGCACCTCGCGCGGCTCGACGCGCTGGCGGCGCGCGCCGCGTCGCACACGTCGACATCGGCATGGGTGGAATTTCGGGTGATCGCGCAGCAGGCGCACGTCGACTGGCGTCTCATCCACGAGGACTACGACGCCGCGGCGCATGCGCTTTCGCCGCTGATCGAATCATGCCGTGAGCGCGGCTGGCAACGGCGGCTCGCGTTCCTCGAAGCGCAGAAAGCCGTCGCGGCGCAGGGGCTCGGCGACGCGGGTTCGGCGCGCAGGCTGATGCTGTCGGCGATGCGTCTCGGGCATCGTCTCGGCCTCGTGCGGACGCTGCTCGACGCCGATCCTGCCGTGCCCGATCTGATCGTCCGCGTGAGCAAGGACGCGCCGCAGGACGCCGTGTTGCAGTTCTACGCGGATCGCCTGCGCGATGTGCACGCCCGCGCCACCGCGGCACAAGCGGCCTCGACGAAACCGAAGGCACGTTCCGGCGATGCGAAAGTGCACGACCTTCTGAGCGCGCGCGAGACGAAAGTGCTGAGCCTGCTCGCGCAGGCGCTGCCGAACAAGAAGATCGCCCGGACGATGGGCATTTCGCCCGAGACGGTCAAATGGCACCTGAAAAACATCTACAGCAAGCTCGGCGTGTCGAGCCGCGACGAAGCCGTCGCGCGTTCGCGGGATCTCGCGCTGAGCGAGGGCGCGTGA
- the fae gene encoding formaldehyde-activating enzyme, producing the protein MSLDLTFRAGEATVLAAPGQATDAMPEILIGRVDGPVGHAFANMMAQSKGHTAMFAIRACNQMVRPATMIVPKVTLKDMGNIDLFGGVVQSATADAVVDCLIEGILPKDQANDLCIISLVWIDPRCATDANLDKKDMYRTNYEATKLAIQRAMNNEPSVDELIANRHSIRHDMDDWS; encoded by the coding sequence ATGAGTCTGGATCTGACGTTCCGTGCCGGCGAAGCAACCGTGCTGGCCGCCCCGGGACAAGCGACCGATGCAATGCCGGAAATTCTGATTGGCCGCGTCGACGGGCCGGTGGGCCACGCGTTCGCCAACATGATGGCGCAGTCGAAAGGCCACACCGCCATGTTCGCGATTCGCGCGTGCAATCAGATGGTGCGCCCCGCGACGATGATCGTTCCGAAGGTGACGCTGAAGGACATGGGCAATATCGACCTGTTCGGCGGCGTCGTGCAGTCCGCGACCGCCGATGCCGTGGTCGATTGCCTGATCGAAGGTATCCTGCCGAAGGATCAGGCGAACGATCTGTGCATCATCAGCCTCGTGTGGATCGATCCGCGCTGCGCGACGGACGCGAACCTCGACAAGAAGGACATGTATCGCACGAACTACGAGGCGACGAAGCTCGCGATTCAGCGCGCGATGAACAACGAGCCGAGCGTGGACGAACTCATCGCGAATCGTCACAGTATCCGGCACGACATGGACGACTGGAGCTGA
- a CDS encoding MFS transporter, with protein sequence MNSLDGYRPRAAWMTTLMLTALALINFLDKIVLGMVAVPLMRELNLSPAQFGVVAGSFFWLFAVSTVLVGFLSNRIQTRWLLLAMGMIWAVLQIPQALFSSMAAFLVSRVVLGAAEGPFYPVSVHALYKWFPDEKRNMPVAFLNQGAVVGLLLAGLLIPVITHHWGWRTNFIVLGIIGAVWSVLWLGVGREGNLVQRARGPASAPLQKVPYRRLLSNPTILCVFFLGFAGYWMLGANMTWLPTYLEQALGYSGITSGRWFALVIATAAPFSLGLSWLSQRMLARGATSRSARVRLLCAAFVGGACLYFALMLPGLSPGQKVAVFALAGALPTVCFALAPALLSEVVPDAQRGALIGIHTALASTGAAIAPMLIGRIVQAHGNTSAHAYELGFATSAGMLIAAALAALRWLHPERSRGGSRERIATTAA encoded by the coding sequence ATGAATTCACTCGACGGTTACAGGCCACGCGCGGCGTGGATGACGACCCTGATGCTGACGGCGCTTGCCCTCATCAACTTCCTCGACAAGATCGTGCTCGGCATGGTTGCCGTGCCGCTCATGCGCGAACTGAACCTGTCGCCGGCGCAATTCGGCGTCGTCGCGGGAAGTTTCTTCTGGCTGTTCGCCGTATCGACTGTACTGGTCGGGTTCCTCTCGAACCGGATCCAGACGCGCTGGCTGCTGCTCGCGATGGGCATGATCTGGGCCGTGCTCCAGATTCCACAGGCGCTCTTCAGCAGCATGGCGGCGTTTCTCGTGAGCCGCGTCGTGCTCGGCGCGGCGGAAGGCCCGTTCTATCCGGTGTCGGTCCACGCACTCTACAAATGGTTTCCCGACGAAAAGCGCAACATGCCGGTCGCGTTTCTGAATCAGGGCGCCGTCGTCGGCCTGCTGCTCGCAGGGTTGCTGATTCCGGTCATCACGCATCACTGGGGCTGGCGGACCAACTTCATCGTGCTCGGCATCATCGGCGCGGTGTGGAGCGTGCTGTGGCTGGGCGTCGGACGCGAGGGCAATCTCGTGCAGCGCGCTCGCGGGCCCGCGAGCGCGCCGCTTCAGAAAGTGCCCTATCGCAGGCTGCTGAGCAACCCGACAATCCTCTGCGTGTTTTTTCTCGGCTTCGCCGGCTACTGGATGCTCGGCGCGAACATGACCTGGCTGCCGACCTATCTGGAGCAGGCGCTCGGCTACTCGGGCATCACGTCGGGACGATGGTTCGCGCTCGTGATCGCCACGGCGGCGCCGTTCAGTCTCGGGCTCAGCTGGCTGTCGCAGCGCATGCTCGCGCGGGGCGCAACGTCACGCAGTGCGCGCGTGCGTTTGCTGTGTGCGGCGTTTGTGGGCGGCGCGTGTCTGTACTTTGCGTTGATGTTGCCGGGTCTTTCGCCTGGCCAGAAGGTCGCGGTGTTCGCGCTGGCGGGCGCGTTGCCTACCGTGTGTTTTGCGCTCGCGCCTGCGCTGTTGTCGGAAGTCGTGCCGGATGCGCAGCGTGGCGCGCTCATCGGTATTCATACGGCGCTTGCGAGCACGGGCGCCGCGATCGCGCCGATGCTGATTGGCCGGATCGTGCAGGCGCACGGCAATACGAGCGCGCACGCGTACGAACTCGGTTTCGCTACGAGCGCGGGCATGTTGATTGCCGCTGCGCTTGCGGCCTTGCGTTGGTTGCATCCGGAGCGGTCCAGGGGCGGTTCGCGGGAACGGATCGCTACTACGGCCGCCTGA
- a CDS encoding TauD/TfdA family dioxygenase, translating to MLQAVPAADERDENWPFTVERATPAIGAYIGGIDLREPLGEPACLALRRALIRYKVLFFRDQEITAAQHVALAQRFGKLEVHPVFAHHPDHPELVLFDKSGEKRGHENIFHSDVSWREVPSMGSILRCVECPRVGGDTIWVNMALAYQKLPEDVKTRIVNLQAVHDMLPLFGKVLSPEQRVGVRTRNPPVTHPVVRAHPESGEKILFVNEAFTTHFANFADTTAFRFGFDLKLAEMDLLQYLFRQAAAPEYQVRLKWEPNTIAFWDNRAAQHYAVQDYYPAVRRMMRATIIGDRPV from the coding sequence ATGCTGCAAGCCGTTCCAGCCGCTGACGAGCGCGATGAAAACTGGCCCTTCACCGTCGAGCGCGCGACTCCGGCGATCGGCGCGTATATCGGCGGCATCGATTTGCGCGAGCCGCTCGGCGAACCGGCCTGTCTCGCGCTGCGCCGCGCGCTCATCCGCTACAAGGTGTTGTTCTTCCGCGACCAGGAAATCACGGCGGCGCAACACGTCGCGCTTGCGCAGCGCTTCGGCAAGCTGGAAGTGCATCCGGTTTTCGCCCATCACCCGGATCATCCGGAACTCGTCCTGTTCGACAAATCGGGCGAAAAGCGCGGCCACGAAAACATCTTTCACAGCGACGTTTCGTGGCGCGAAGTGCCGTCGATGGGCTCGATCCTGCGTTGCGTCGAATGCCCGCGCGTCGGCGGCGACACCATCTGGGTCAACATGGCGCTCGCGTATCAAAAGCTGCCCGAGGACGTGAAGACGCGCATCGTGAATCTGCAGGCGGTGCACGACATGCTGCCGCTGTTCGGCAAGGTTCTGTCGCCCGAGCAGCGCGTGGGCGTGCGCACGCGCAATCCGCCAGTCACGCATCCGGTCGTGCGCGCACATCCGGAATCGGGCGAGAAGATTCTCTTCGTGAACGAAGCGTTCACCACGCACTTCGCCAATTTCGCCGATACCACTGCGTTCCGCTTCGGCTTCGATCTCAAGCTGGCCGAGATGGACCTGCTCCAGTACCTGTTCCGGCAGGCCGCGGCGCCGGAATATCAGGTGCGCCTGAAGTGGGAACCCAACACGATCGCCTTCTGGGACAACCGCGCGGCCCAGCACTACGCGGTGCAGGACTATTACCCCGCCGTGCGCCGCATGATGCGCGCGACGATCATCGGCGACCGTCCGGTCTGA
- a CDS encoding acyl-CoA dehydrogenase family protein, which translates to MDFSYSEEQRQLADSLRRFTEERYPIDARRHAVRNPDGFSRDAWRTYADFGVLGLTIASDYGGFDGTATDTFAVQFEAGRALLPEPLIPCAVMAAGLIQRFGSDAQRQAWLPAIAEGREIVTLAYQEPESRYDYAQPETTARVQDDGFVLDGHKVHVWHGGAAHSLIVSAWNASIQAVSLFIVPTAAAGVTVRAYPTLDGERAAEVTLQAVRVPQRAMLGDGAAMLEAALELGIAASCAASAGAMERLIEMTSEYLCTRKQFGQALGRFQALRHRLADMLVQKELALSMAHLAASAIGETDATERRRMISSAKLIVSRAARFIGEQAVQLHGGMGVTAELAVGDYFKYLTAASLRLGDADFHADVLANLPLDHAPSLSARSRERATASSRLDTPSLL; encoded by the coding sequence ATGGACTTTTCATATAGCGAAGAGCAGCGTCAACTCGCGGACAGCCTGAGACGCTTCACCGAGGAACGCTATCCGATCGACGCGCGCCGCCACGCGGTGCGCAATCCCGACGGCTTCAGCCGCGATGCGTGGCGCACCTATGCGGACTTCGGTGTACTCGGGCTGACGATCGCGTCCGACTACGGCGGCTTCGACGGCACCGCCACTGATACCTTCGCCGTGCAGTTCGAAGCCGGACGCGCGCTGCTTCCCGAGCCGCTGATTCCCTGCGCAGTGATGGCGGCTGGTCTGATTCAACGTTTCGGCTCGGACGCGCAGCGGCAAGCGTGGTTGCCGGCGATTGCCGAGGGCCGCGAGATCGTCACGCTCGCGTATCAGGAACCAGAGAGCCGCTACGACTACGCGCAGCCGGAGACCACGGCGCGCGTGCAGGATGACGGCTTCGTCCTCGACGGCCACAAGGTGCACGTGTGGCACGGCGGGGCCGCGCACTCGCTGATCGTCTCGGCGTGGAATGCGTCCATTCAGGCCGTGTCGCTGTTCATCGTGCCGACAGCGGCGGCGGGTGTGACCGTGCGCGCCTATCCGACGCTCGATGGCGAGCGCGCCGCCGAAGTCACGCTGCAGGCGGTGCGCGTGCCGCAACGGGCGATGCTCGGCGACGGCGCGGCGATGCTCGAAGCGGCGCTGGAGTTGGGCATCGCGGCGTCGTGCGCAGCCAGCGCGGGGGCGATGGAACGCCTGATCGAGATGACTTCCGAGTATCTGTGCACGCGCAAGCAGTTCGGACAGGCGCTCGGACGCTTTCAGGCGCTGCGTCACCGGCTGGCGGACATGCTCGTGCAGAAGGAACTCGCGCTGTCGATGGCGCATCTGGCCGCATCCGCCATCGGCGAAACGGACGCGACCGAGCGGCGCCGCATGATCTCGTCGGCGAAGCTGATCGTGAGCCGCGCGGCGCGCTTCATCGGCGAGCAGGCCGTGCAGTTGCACGGCGGCATGGGCGTCACGGCGGAACTGGCTGTCGGCGACTACTTCAAGTATCTGACGGCGGCTTCGCTGCGCCTCGGCGATGCGGATTTTCACGCCGACGTGCTCGCGAATCTGCCGCTCGATCACGCGCCCTCGCTCAGCGCGAGATCCCGCGAACGCGCGACGGCTTCGTCGCGGCTCGACACGCCGAGCTTGCTGTAG
- a CDS encoding GntR family transcriptional regulator: MTQPRFKQIEDALRQRIVSNDLAPGVKLPSEAELVALHGVSRITIRQALAGLHASGLIEKINGKGSFVTRPAERSDLGQLTGFYEAARKRGQTAHGELLSVRSVAAPPFAVRSLGLEEGDSLVCATTLRLWDAVPVALFMVMGDAALIDALVAEDLETNDVMSIFEERLGYRLKHVETESAAIAATKDYARRLKVEPGTPLLRVRCTPFDIQGNALCCAELVFRGDRFAYRAKVSR, from the coding sequence ATGACACAGCCTCGTTTCAAGCAGATCGAAGACGCGTTGCGGCAGCGGATCGTCTCAAACGATCTCGCGCCGGGCGTGAAGCTTCCGTCGGAAGCCGAGCTCGTCGCGCTACACGGCGTGAGCCGCATCACGATCCGGCAGGCGCTCGCGGGTCTGCATGCGAGCGGGTTGATCGAGAAGATCAACGGGAAGGGGAGTTTCGTGACGCGTCCTGCCGAGCGCTCGGACCTCGGGCAACTGACGGGCTTCTACGAGGCGGCGCGCAAGCGTGGCCAGACGGCGCACGGCGAGTTGCTGTCGGTGCGGTCGGTTGCGGCGCCGCCGTTTGCGGTGCGCTCGCTTGGCCTCGAGGAAGGCGACTCGCTCGTGTGCGCTACGACGCTGCGGCTGTGGGATGCCGTGCCGGTGGCGCTGTTCATGGTGATGGGGGACGCGGCGCTCATCGACGCGCTCGTCGCCGAGGATCTCGAGACGAACGACGTGATGAGCATCTTCGAGGAGCGGCTTGGCTATCGGCTCAAACACGTCGAAACGGAGAGCGCGGCGATCGCCGCCACCAAGGATTACGCCCGGCGGCTGAAGGTTGAGCCGGGGACGCCGCTATTGCGCGTACGCTGTACGCCATTCGATATCCAGGGCAATGCGCTTTGTTGCGCCGAGCTGGTGTTTCGTGGGGACCGGTTTGCTTATCGTGCGAAGGTTTCGCGGTAG
- a CDS encoding BON domain-containing protein, which translates to MKFLRTGKLMIALAALSASFCVHAQEAASTPVASAATSTASAGKASSKAADRALRRRILTALGKAKGMRAGGVTVRATNGDVLLEGWVPEEAQIEQATRVTQGVQGVKSVRNALTLSTF; encoded by the coding sequence ATGAAATTCCTTCGAACCGGCAAGCTGATGATCGCGCTCGCCGCACTCAGCGCTTCTTTTTGCGTTCACGCGCAGGAGGCGGCGTCGACGCCTGTCGCATCGGCGGCGACGTCCACTGCGAGCGCGGGCAAGGCATCGTCCAAAGCGGCGGATCGCGCGTTGCGCCGGCGCATTCTCACCGCGCTCGGAAAGGCGAAAGGCATGCGCGCGGGCGGCGTCACGGTGCGCGCGACCAATGGCGACGTGCTCCTGGAAGGCTGGGTGCCCGAAGAGGCGCAGATCGAACAGGCGACGCGCGTCACGCAAGGCGTGCAAGGCGTGAAGTCGGTGCGCAATGCGCTGACGCTCTCGACGTTCTGA
- a CDS encoding aldehyde dehydrogenase family protein — MKDLNRFYIGGRWVEPAVGARFADIVNPATEEVVGRVAMGTNADVESAVAAARAAFPAWSRTSVETRAALLRRVMALYKERIGALADAITTEMGAPSWLAREKQAPAGLGQFHGTLTALQGFPFVTERGATQIVREAIGVAALITPWNWPLNQIAAKVAPALAAGCTIVLKPSEITPLDAELFAQIMHDADVPAGVFNMLYGDGAEIGGALARHRGIDMVSITGSTRAGVDVALKAAPTVKRVTQELGGKSPNVILDDADLKSAVPGGVIACMINSGQTCIAPTRMLVPKHLYAQAVAIAAATANALKVGDPMLPDTKVGPISNRRQYERVQQMIQQGIDEGATVVAGGPGRPSTLTRGFYARPTVFANVHNDMSIAREEIFGPVVVMIPYATEDEAIDIANDTDFGLAAYVSSADPARARRMAARLRAGAVMLNGATLDLNAPFGGYKASGNGREFGEHGLSEFLETKSIAGCV; from the coding sequence ATGAAAGACTTGAACAGGTTCTATATCGGCGGACGATGGGTCGAGCCGGCCGTCGGCGCGCGCTTTGCCGATATCGTCAATCCCGCGACGGAGGAAGTCGTCGGGCGCGTGGCGATGGGCACGAACGCCGATGTCGAGTCCGCGGTCGCGGCCGCGCGCGCCGCGTTTCCCGCCTGGTCGCGCACGAGCGTCGAGACGCGCGCGGCGTTGCTCCGACGCGTGATGGCGCTGTACAAGGAGCGCATCGGCGCGCTCGCCGACGCGATCACCACCGAAATGGGCGCGCCGTCATGGCTCGCGCGCGAAAAGCAGGCGCCCGCCGGGCTCGGCCAGTTTCACGGCACCCTGACCGCGCTGCAAGGCTTCCCGTTCGTCACCGAACGCGGCGCGACGCAGATCGTGCGCGAGGCCATCGGCGTTGCGGCGCTGATCACGCCGTGGAACTGGCCGCTCAACCAGATCGCCGCGAAGGTCGCGCCCGCGCTCGCGGCGGGCTGCACCATCGTGCTGAAGCCATCGGAGATCACGCCGCTCGACGCCGAACTCTTCGCGCAGATCATGCACGATGCCGACGTGCCTGCGGGCGTGTTCAACATGCTCTACGGCGATGGCGCCGAAATCGGAGGCGCGCTCGCCCGGCATCGCGGCATCGACATGGTGTCGATCACCGGTTCGACGCGCGCGGGCGTCGACGTCGCGCTGAAGGCCGCGCCGACCGTCAAGCGCGTGACGCAGGAGCTGGGCGGCAAATCGCCGAACGTGATCCTCGACGACGCCGATCTGAAAAGCGCTGTACCGGGCGGCGTGATCGCCTGCATGATCAACTCCGGCCAGACCTGCATCGCGCCCACGCGCATGCTGGTGCCCAAGCATCTGTACGCGCAGGCCGTGGCAATCGCAGCGGCGACGGCGAACGCACTGAAGGTCGGCGATCCGATGCTGCCCGACACCAAAGTCGGCCCGATCTCGAATCGCCGTCAGTACGAGCGCGTGCAGCAGATGATCCAGCAGGGTATCGACGAAGGCGCGACGGTCGTGGCAGGCGGCCCCGGCCGGCCGTCGACGCTCACGCGCGGCTTCTACGCGCGCCCGACCGTGTTCGCGAACGTGCATAACGACATGAGCATCGCGCGCGAGGAAATCTTCGGGCCGGTCGTCGTGATGATTCCGTACGCAACCGAGGACGAAGCCATCGACATCGCCAACGATACGGATTTCGGGCTCGCGGCCTATGTTTCGTCGGCAGACCCGGCGCGCGCGCGGCGCATGGCCGCACGTCTGCGCGCGGGCGCGGTAATGCTCAACGGAGCGACGCTCGACCTGAACGCGCCGTTCGGCGGCTACAAAGCTTCCGGCAACGGCCGCGAGTTCGGCGAGCACGGCCTGTCCGAGTTCCTCGAAACGAAGTCGATCGCGGGCTGCGTGTAA